The Treponema medium genome has a window encoding:
- a CDS encoding anti-sigma factor antagonist, with protein MELKIRKNKNIYIVDVSGEMDLYNSYKLKELITKMLERQIQCIVLNLEEVEYIDSSGIGALIYICSTLKKKNLKLYITNIHGSVKKVIELTKLMGFFPITNSLEEALQKLADSQ; from the coding sequence ATGGAACTGAAAATCCGAAAAAACAAGAATATATACATTGTCGATGTAAGCGGAGAAATGGATTTATACAATTCGTATAAACTAAAGGAGTTGATTACAAAGATGCTTGAACGTCAGATTCAATGTATTGTACTCAATCTTGAAGAAGTTGAATATATCGACTCTTCCGGTATCGGCGCATTGATTTATATATGTTCAACCTTAAAAAAGAAAAACTTAAAATTATATATTACCAATATTCATGGTTCGGTAAAAAAAGTTATCGAATTAACAAAGTTGATGGGCTTCTTTCCAATTACCAATAGTTTGGAAGAAGCACTGCAAAAATTAGCCGATAGCCAATAG
- a CDS encoding alpha-amylase/4-alpha-glucanotransferase domain-containing protein: MNTSKKNMHLCFCVQLSISYLQQIDKNDNASLYKAFFSGIQAEEKLPLTIFATGSFLEWQKGKRQAYSMLLNNMLSRKQIELLSGGYYQPYLSLLPASDVIGQIEMMTSVIRTHFGKRPRGIFLTASAWTPSLITPLIRCGMEYCLLDYRLFPTDTEQNNQNAFFSSIIVEDKGKTITAFPYIPDDPDFITRTPQEFYEKLTAEASSTGDSMCLLFLPITTYIKCLEKNKDGSNWFSSFVELCNKPESVIRLTHTAELMKRRHPHPPMYIAPNTILCDTPTGHATKRAVTMQRDAFKIYSKMMYVNMLANGIKGDKARKKYALQELWKAQNAELFALEPCIPEYHNELRRIAYRKLLVAEKQTRLPGVFTEGLTRYDIDMDGLKEFLSQRSSLNMYVHHHGGKIFECDVFSAYKNYLDMPLDHSGMFIDYLLSEASLQRLKDGQSEALTTVFSDNTYQETEINTIRSELKLSTSGLFDADIEQSVSLRKQYMFFPEGTQVQYILKNDSPFNLSAYFVVEIDIALEGTDSIMPSLSLYDCEENQKKERNLTTEVFNKVSWIQLEDPEGKIQFTMEANEVPGLIVIPVYGICKRAAEPIRQLIRGMRMFFYWRTDLNPHYETEKLLWLKIKNRKISRTTAPATSHAD, translated from the coding sequence GTGAATACCTCAAAAAAAAATATGCATTTATGCTTTTGCGTACAGCTTTCTATCTCCTATTTGCAGCAGATTGATAAAAACGATAATGCATCGCTGTATAAAGCTTTTTTTTCCGGTATTCAAGCGGAAGAAAAGCTGCCTTTAACTATTTTTGCGACAGGCAGCTTTTTAGAGTGGCAAAAAGGGAAGCGCCAAGCTTATTCAATGCTGTTAAACAATATGCTCTCCCGCAAACAAATTGAACTCTTGAGCGGAGGTTACTACCAACCGTATCTGTCTCTATTACCTGCCTCCGATGTTATCGGTCAAATTGAAATGATGACTTCTGTCATCAGAACTCATTTCGGAAAGCGGCCGCGAGGTATCTTTTTAACCGCTTCTGCTTGGACACCATCGCTCATTACTCCGCTTATTCGGTGCGGTATGGAATATTGCCTTCTGGACTATCGCTTGTTTCCGACAGATACGGAACAAAACAATCAAAATGCATTTTTCTCTTCAATAATTGTTGAAGATAAGGGGAAAACGATTACGGCGTTCCCCTATATTCCCGATGATCCTGATTTTATAACCCGTACACCGCAAGAATTTTATGAAAAATTAACAGCAGAGGCTTCTTCAACCGGCGATTCTATGTGTCTCCTGTTTTTGCCGATTACAACATATATAAAATGCCTCGAAAAAAATAAAGATGGATCGAATTGGTTTTCTTCCTTTGTGGAGCTGTGTAATAAACCTGAATCGGTCATACGGCTAACCCATACGGCTGAATTGATGAAGCGCCGGCATCCGCATCCACCTATGTATATTGCTCCGAATACTATTCTCTGTGATACCCCGACGGGACATGCAACAAAACGAGCCGTTACGATGCAGCGTGATGCTTTTAAAATTTATTCGAAAATGATGTATGTGAATATGCTGGCAAACGGTATAAAAGGTGATAAGGCACGTAAAAAATATGCCTTGCAAGAGCTATGGAAAGCACAAAACGCCGAGCTTTTTGCACTGGAGCCTTGTATTCCGGAATATCATAATGAATTGCGCCGTATTGCCTACCGGAAGCTGCTTGTTGCCGAGAAGCAGACACGGTTACCGGGCGTATTTACTGAAGGGCTCACTCGGTACGATATCGATATGGACGGCCTTAAAGAGTTTTTATCTCAACGGTCATCATTAAATATGTATGTGCATCATCACGGTGGGAAGATTTTTGAATGTGATGTATTCTCCGCTTATAAAAACTATTTAGATATGCCGCTCGATCATTCGGGGATGTTTATCGATTATCTCTTATCGGAAGCATCTTTGCAGCGCCTCAAAGATGGGCAATCGGAAGCGCTAACAACCGTGTTTTCCGATAATACGTATCAGGAAACCGAAATTAATACAATCCGTTCTGAACTCAAACTGTCAACTTCCGGTTTATTTGACGCTGATATCGAACAATCTGTTTCATTACGTAAACAATATATGTTTTTTCCAGAAGGAACTCAGGTTCAATATATTTTAAAAAACGACAGCCCTTTTAATCTTTCCGCTTATTTTGTCGTTGAAATCGACATTGCATTGGAAGGAACCGATTCCATTATGCCTTCCTTATCGCTGTATGATTGTGAAGAAAACCAAAAAAAAGAGCGCAACCTTACGACAGAGGTATTCAATAAAGTATCATGGATACAGCTTGAAGACCCTGAAGGAAAGATCCAATTTACAATGGAAGCAAATGAAGTACCCGGTCTTATCGTTATTCCCGTTTATGGTATCTGCAAAAGAGCAGCTGAGCCGATCAGACAGCTTATACGCGGCATGCGAATGTTTTTTTATTGGCGAACAGACTTAAATCCGCATTACGAGACGGAGAAACTGCTCTGGTTAAAAATAAAGAATAGAAAAATATCGCGAACGACGGCTCCGGCAACCTCACACGCCGACTAA
- a CDS encoding cation diffusion facilitator family transporter produces the protein MQPTDQNTLIQDTRTKIVRTASFVALGGNLLLCVLKLTVGLITGSLAVLGDGIDTATDVGIAVMAVLVSFIINKPSDSRYPWGRQRAETIASMVLAFIIMFAGIQLFIASINKLIQVHKGALLPMPQCIAIIVTAVSIAGKLLLALNQYLLGKKAQSLMILANARNMVNDIVISSSVLVGFIISLLFHAPYFDPLVALLVSCWIIKSAITLFIELNVELMDGNTNKQLYEQLFSAVATIPEVKNPHRARIRKMANLWDIDLDIEVDGSMPVSEAHVIAEKTSFVIRNALGNVYDIVIHIEPYNSDRDGECYGLSVEDVGGIE, from the coding sequence ATCAAAATACGCTTATACAGGATACACGCACCAAGATTGTACGTACCGCCTCTTTTGTCGCGCTCGGCGGTAATTTACTGCTTTGCGTACTAAAGCTCACCGTTGGTCTTATAACCGGTAGTCTTGCGGTGCTGGGAGACGGTATCGATACTGCAACCGATGTCGGTATCGCCGTGATGGCAGTCCTTGTCAGCTTTATCATCAATAAGCCGTCTGACTCCCGCTATCCATGGGGGCGTCAGCGTGCCGAAACTATTGCTTCTATGGTGTTGGCATTTATCATTATGTTTGCCGGCATTCAACTCTTTATCGCCTCAATCAATAAACTGATACAGGTTCATAAGGGAGCATTGCTTCCGATGCCGCAGTGTATTGCGATAATCGTAACGGCGGTATCTATTGCCGGTAAGCTCCTCCTCGCGCTTAATCAATATCTCCTTGGTAAAAAAGCCCAGAGTTTGATGATACTCGCTAATGCACGCAATATGGTAAACGACATCGTCATTTCGTCATCGGTACTTGTCGGATTTATCATTTCTTTATTATTCCACGCGCCGTATTTTGACCCACTTGTTGCATTGCTGGTTTCCTGTTGGATTATCAAATCGGCTATTACACTCTTTATTGAACTCAATGTTGAATTGATGGACGGCAATACCAATAAGCAGCTTTATGAGCAGCTTTTTAGCGCCGTAGCCACCATCCCTGAAGTTAAAAACCCTCATCGGGCGCGGATACGCAAGATGGCGAATTTGTGGGATATCGATTTGGATATCGAGGTGGACGGTTCCATGCCGGTAAGTGAAGCGCATGTTATTGCAGAAAAGACTTCATTTGTTATTCGCAATGCTCTCGGAAATGTCTATGATATTGTGATCCACATTGAACCGTATAATTCCGATAGGGACGGAGAGTGCTATGGGTTATCGGTAGAAGATGTAGGGGGCATAGAATAG
- a CDS encoding PP2C family protein-serine/threonine phosphatase: MKMVSAATVFLVVSIICCLFFGIRAVKNKKRMQSARLYNIALIVIMLFSISAALLFRYTSLPLVPTALSALCFILLVVIASNDAVYRREYTALKTQMELIQEELVKAQRPDETAMRAKELLPVGNTFLIKAAEAIRQQTDTSGILGFINKIMIEQLFADGGVILTIGEFEDVLSVKAYSGNYPPPYKLPNDVPHQQEQVATNFRYAEFPLNNSFFGEAARSAQSILIPHAQEDSRIVINGEEPFLMPGSLLTLPMVYRDTVAGLISLSRSTEHAPFTESDVQIGEILASYATAALRLIYDLQDETELNTIENETDIASRIQRILLPKKLVDTADLNFSVLFNQARGVCSDYYDIIQNQKDRLFCIIADVAGKSIHACIVMVMLRSLLYLITNTAQNTQSILDILNKGITGKISIDHYASISLLAYIPVEKSIEYVNAGTQSLLLWKDSTKKLVRLEQKSDPIGVDSKSVYTCKKIPVEKGDIAVLFTDGVIETLNERGEPFGLKALAELLAANAALPAKAITEKINKQIKTFIGKTSPHDDQTVMIIKVK, translated from the coding sequence ATGAAAATGGTTTCCGCCGCAACGGTGTTTCTTGTGGTAAGTATAATATGCTGTTTGTTTTTCGGAATACGGGCAGTAAAGAATAAAAAACGAATGCAATCGGCACGGTTATATAATATTGCGCTGATTGTTATTATGCTCTTTTCTATATCAGCCGCTTTGTTATTTAGATATACGTCTCTTCCCCTTGTGCCAACGGCACTCAGCGCTCTTTGTTTTATACTATTAGTGGTTATTGCGTCAAACGATGCGGTTTACCGGCGGGAATATACAGCACTCAAAACGCAGATGGAGTTGATACAAGAAGAACTGGTTAAGGCACAACGTCCTGATGAAACCGCAATGAGGGCAAAAGAATTATTACCGGTTGGTAACACATTCCTGATAAAAGCTGCCGAAGCGATACGACAGCAAACTGATACGTCCGGTATTCTCGGTTTTATCAATAAAATAATGATCGAACAACTTTTTGCGGATGGAGGTGTCATTCTTACCATCGGTGAATTTGAAGACGTACTCAGCGTTAAAGCGTATAGTGGAAATTATCCGCCGCCGTATAAATTACCCAATGATGTGCCGCACCAGCAAGAACAAGTTGCCACTAATTTTAGATATGCGGAATTTCCACTCAATAATTCATTTTTCGGCGAGGCGGCACGTTCGGCACAATCGATTTTAATTCCGCATGCACAGGAAGATAGTAGAATTGTTATCAACGGAGAAGAACCGTTTCTTATGCCGGGATCATTACTAACCCTTCCGATGGTATATCGAGATACGGTAGCGGGGTTGATTTCTTTATCACGAAGTACCGAGCATGCACCGTTTACAGAATCCGACGTACAGATTGGCGAAATATTGGCCAGCTATGCAACGGCGGCGCTTAGACTGATATATGATTTGCAGGATGAAACGGAATTAAACACTATCGAAAACGAAACTGATATTGCGAGCCGCATTCAAAGAATCTTGCTTCCTAAGAAGCTTGTTGACACGGCGGACTTGAATTTTTCAGTGCTTTTTAATCAGGCGCGAGGCGTTTGTAGTGATTACTATGATATTATTCAGAATCAGAAAGATAGGCTTTTCTGTATTATCGCAGATGTTGCCGGAAAAAGTATTCACGCCTGTATCGTTATGGTAATGCTTCGCTCACTGCTTTATCTTATCACCAATACGGCACAGAATACTCAGAGTATCCTCGATATTTTAAATAAGGGTATTACCGGAAAAATATCGATTGACCACTATGCAAGTATATCGTTATTGGCGTATATTCCTGTAGAGAAAAGTATTGAATATGTAAACGCCGGAACGCAGTCTCTCCTCTTGTGGAAAGATTCGACAAAGAAATTAGTCCGGCTTGAACAAAAATCGGATCCTATCGGTGTGGATAGTAAATCGGTTTATACCTGTAAAAAGATTCCTGTTGAAAAAGGAGATATAGCCGTTTTGTTTACCGACGGTGTTATTGAAACACTCAATGAACGGGGAGAGCCGTTTGGATTAAAAGCTCTTGCGGAGCTTTTGGCTGCAAACGCTGCATTGCCTGCAAAAGCAATTACTGAGAAAATTAATAAGCAAATAAAAACATTTATCGGGAAAACATCACCTCACGATGATCAGACGGTGATGATTATTAAAGTGAAATAG
- the ftsH gene encoding ATP-dependent zinc metalloprotease FtsH — MNQNDDKNKQDPNERDPFNFFKLSPEPSNNNNNNKDQKKPRLPFIAIIVGVFIALLIANQFLMKQDANVIPFSEFKDRVASGEIVKVIMGPTYFIGQTKTQASSEQTRSRLPFLSADTGDAYQTVGIYSESFLQLLDEHNVIYLVRPKENNFLVDFLVQWILPFGFIFLLWHFVMKRFTSNLGGLGGSIFSGGQARSAAVEEGKVTTRFSDVAGVDEAKEELVEVVDFLKYPQKYTEIGGKIPRGVLLVGPPGTGKTLLARAVAGESGVPFFRISGSDFVEMFVGVGASRVRDLFKQAREKAPCIIFIDELDAIGKSRLNSIHSNDEREQTLNQLLVEMDGFDNSTGLILLAATNRPDVLDPALLRPGRFDRQVAVDRPDMKGREQILKIHAKNVKLSSGIDLSDTARITSGFSGADLANVINEAALLAVRGGRKEVVAEDLNEAVEKAIAGLQKKSRVIKEKERQIVAYHETGHAITAAFTEGADKVHKVSIIPRGIAALGYTLNIPEEDRFLRTEKELLAEVDCLLGGRAAEFVQFGVVSTGAANDLSRATDIIRGMITDYGMSDRFKNVALSKRGSGYGAGDPQLVREYSETTQQYIDEEIARIMEERYAVVVNRLQAKKSLLDYIAKRLLEKETIDKQEFEDIIKAESQLPRQSVLAEPESALSGEPDMSVETDKPAADSSDSSTSHQ; from the coding sequence ATGAATCAGAATGATGATAAGAATAAACAGGATCCGAATGAACGAGATCCCTTTAATTTTTTTAAGTTAAGTCCTGAACCGTCTAATAACAATAATAACAACAAGGATCAAAAAAAACCTCGATTACCTTTTATCGCTATTATTGTCGGCGTGTTTATCGCTCTGCTTATTGCAAACCAGTTTTTGATGAAGCAAGATGCGAATGTTATTCCCTTTTCGGAGTTTAAAGATCGCGTTGCATCGGGTGAAATCGTCAAAGTCATTATGGGACCGACGTATTTTATCGGGCAAACAAAGACGCAGGCGAGCAGTGAGCAAACTCGCAGCAGATTGCCGTTTTTGTCGGCAGATACGGGAGACGCTTATCAAACGGTCGGGATCTATTCGGAATCTTTTTTACAGCTGCTGGATGAGCACAATGTCATTTATTTAGTACGTCCAAAAGAAAATAACTTTCTCGTCGATTTTTTGGTACAATGGATACTGCCGTTCGGTTTTATCTTCCTTCTTTGGCATTTTGTGATGAAGCGTTTCACCTCGAATCTCGGTGGTCTCGGCGGCAGTATCTTTTCCGGCGGGCAAGCGCGATCCGCAGCTGTCGAGGAAGGAAAAGTTACTACCCGCTTCAGCGATGTCGCCGGTGTTGATGAGGCAAAAGAAGAACTGGTTGAAGTTGTAGACTTTTTAAAATACCCTCAAAAATATACCGAAATAGGCGGTAAAATACCTCGGGGCGTCTTATTGGTTGGCCCGCCCGGTACCGGAAAGACCTTACTGGCTCGCGCCGTTGCAGGGGAATCCGGTGTTCCTTTCTTTAGAATCAGCGGTTCGGACTTTGTAGAGATGTTCGTCGGTGTCGGCGCCTCCCGCGTACGCGACCTTTTTAAACAAGCACGGGAAAAAGCTCCCTGTATCATATTTATCGACGAGCTGGATGCCATCGGTAAGTCTCGTCTGAATTCCATTCATTCAAACGACGAGCGGGAGCAGACGCTCAATCAGCTGCTCGTAGAGATGGACGGATTCGATAACAGCACAGGGCTTATTTTGCTTGCGGCAACCAACCGGCCTGATGTTCTAGACCCCGCGTTGCTTCGTCCCGGACGTTTTGACCGGCAGGTAGCGGTAGACCGCCCCGATATGAAAGGACGGGAACAAATCCTCAAGATACACGCCAAGAATGTGAAGCTTTCTAGCGGAATTGATCTCAGCGATACGGCGCGGATTACGAGCGGTTTTTCGGGCGCCGATCTTGCAAACGTGATTAACGAGGCTGCGTTGCTCGCAGTACGCGGCGGTCGTAAAGAAGTTGTTGCGGAAGACCTCAACGAAGCGGTGGAAAAGGCCATCGCCGGTTTGCAGAAGAAGAGTAGGGTAATCAAGGAAAAAGAACGCCAAATCGTCGCATACCACGAAACCGGACACGCTATAACGGCCGCCTTTACCGAAGGGGCGGATAAGGTACATAAGGTTTCCATTATACCGCGCGGTATTGCAGCGCTTGGCTATACCCTAAACATCCCCGAAGAAGACCGCTTCCTGCGCACTGAAAAGGAATTGCTTGCAGAGGTTGACTGTCTGCTTGGCGGGCGGGCTGCCGAATTTGTGCAGTTCGGCGTTGTTTCTACCGGCGCTGCAAACGATCTGTCACGCGCTACCGATATTATCCGCGGTATGATAACCGACTACGGTATGAGTGACCGCTTTAAAAACGTTGCGCTTTCAAAGCGGGGCAGCGGATACGGAGCAGGAGACCCTCAGCTGGTGCGCGAATACTCTGAAACGACGCAGCAGTACATCGATGAAGAAATTGCCCGCATTATGGAAGAGCGATACGCTGTAGTTGTAAACCGATTACAAGCAAAAAAGTCTCTGCTGGATTATATTGCAAAGCGACTGCTTGAGAAAGAAACGATCGATAAACAAGAATTTGAGGATATTATCAAGGCGGAGTCTCAGTTACCGCGGCAATCCGTCCTCGCAGAGCCGGAATCTGCACTGTCTGGGGAACCGGATATGTCCGTCGAAACGGATAAGCCCGCTGCCGATAGTTCGGATTCATCTACTTCTCATCAATAA
- a CDS encoding ATP-binding protein gives MIKELRVDGNDPLFDKTGMLYKEFPSDFRQIRYFTLLIVQSAPLEIKGINLLEQQISEIIKNAVKHGNKCDPKKKVKVWYEFSPEHAHLIVEDEGSGFKDIEKWNEFNRKRLECLYKQDFTNLGDYVSFRTAQSDDNDGGNALFAALEYWNGGFVFGDKRNSIAMLKQYPKKRHGIAIE, from the coding sequence ATGATCAAAGAATTACGTGTTGATGGAAATGATCCATTGTTTGATAAGACCGGTATGCTATATAAGGAATTCCCGTCAGATTTTCGGCAAATTCGCTATTTTACTCTGTTGATTGTACAGTCAGCTCCGTTAGAGATTAAAGGAATTAACCTGCTTGAACAGCAAATCAGCGAGATTATCAAAAATGCCGTAAAGCATGGAAATAAATGCGACCCTAAAAAGAAAGTGAAGGTGTGGTACGAATTTAGTCCCGAACATGCACACCTCATCGTAGAAGATGAAGGTTCCGGCTTCAAAGATATAGAAAAATGGAATGAATTTAACCGAAAACGGCTTGAATGTTTGTATAAACAGGATTTTACCAATCTAGGCGATTATGTTTCCTTTAGAACGGCTCAGAGCGATGATAATGACGGTGGAAATGCATTATTTGCTGCCCTTGAGTACTGGAACGGCGGTTTCGTATTCGGTGATAAGCGTAACTCGATTGCGATGCTGAAACAATACCCTAAAAAACGCCACGGTATTGCAATAGAATAA